One genomic region from Apodemus sylvaticus chromosome 1, mApoSyl1.1, whole genome shotgun sequence encodes:
- the LOC127673008 gene encoding cytochrome P450 2F3-like, producing MVACLATLLLLLLLLLMLMLWWGWLVRRAQMQKDLPPGPAPLPVLGNLLQLQSGHLDRVLMELSSCWGPVFTVWLGPHPAVVLCGYAALRDALVLQADAFSGRGSMAVFERFTHGNGIVFSNGPRWRALRNFALKALRELGVGTSTIEDRILEETACVLDEFQATMGAPFDPRQLLDNAVSNVICTVVFGKRYNYGDPEFLRLLDLFSDNFRIMSSRWGETYNMFPSLMDWIPGPHHRIFKNFHELRLFISEQIQWHRQSRQTGQPRDFIDHFLDQMDKEQQAVESHFQDETLVMTTHNLFFGGTETTSTTLRYGLLILLKYPEVAAKVQEELDATVGRTRAPRLEDRARLPYTNAVLHEIQRFISVLPLGLPRALTQDVNLRNHFLHKGTFVIPLLMSAHRDPTQFKDPDHFNPTNFLNDHGEFQNNDAFMPFAPGKRMCLGAGLARSEIFLFLTAILHKFSLLPVGSPANINLTPQCTGLGNVPPAFQLRLVAR from the exons ATGGTCGCTTGCTTGGcaacactgctgctgctgctgctgctgcttctaatGTTGATGCTATGGTGGGGCTGGTTGGTCCGCAGAGCTCAGATGCAGAAAGACCTACCCCCTGGGCCTGCGCCGCTCCCGGTGCTGGGGAACTTGCTGCAGTTACAGTCTGGACACTTGGACCGTGTGCTCATGGAG CTCTCCAGCTGCTGGGGCCCGGTGTTCACGGTGTGGCTGGGCCCGCACCCTGCAGTGGTGCTGTGCGGCTATGCGGCGCTCCGCGATGCATTAGTGCTGCAGGCAGATGCGTTCTCCGGCCGCGGGTCCATGGCTGTCTTCGAACGCTTCACCCACGGAAACG GCATAGTGTTTTCTAACGGGCCGCGCTGGCGCGCACTGCGCAACTTCGCACTCAAAGCGCTGAGGGAGCTTGGCGTGGGCACCAGTACCATTGAGGATCGCATCCTGGAGGAGACGGCATGTGTGCTGGACGAATTTCAAGCCACCATGG GAGCTCCATTTGACCCGCGGCAGCTACTGGATAATGCTGTATCCAATGTCATTTGTACTGTGGTCTTTGGAAAGCGCTATAACTATGGGGACCCAGAGTTCCTGAGGCTCCTGGACCTCTTCAGTGACAATTTCCGAATCATGAGTTCCCGATGGGGTGAG ACATACAATATGTTCCCATCCCTCATGGACTGGATCCCTGGTCCCCACCACCGAATCTTCAAAAACTTCCACGAGCTCCGACTCTTCATCTCTGAGCAAATTCAGTGGCACCGGCAGTCACGTCAGACTGGGCAACCCCGTGACTTCATTGATCATTTCCTCGACCAAATGGATAAG GAACAGCAGGCCGTGGAAAGTCATTTCCAGGACGAGACGCTGGTGATGACTACTCACAATCTTTTCTTTGGTGGCACTGAGACCACGAGCACCACACTGCGCTATGGGCTCCTCATTTTGCTCAAGTACCCCGAGGTGGCAG CCAAGGTGCAAGAGGAGCTGGATGCCACTGTAGGTCGGACCCGCGCCCCTAGACTAGAGGACCGTGCCCGCCTGCCGTACACCAACGCTGTGCTGCATGAGATCCAGCGCTTTATCAGTGTGCTGCCACTGGGGCTGCCGCGGGCCCTCACCCAAGACGTAAACCTCAGGAACCACTTCCTGCACAAG GGCACATTTGTGATCCCCCTGCTCATGTCTGCACACCGGGACCCAACCCAATTCAAGGACCCTGACCATTTCAATCCCACCAACTTCCTGAATGACCATGGCGAGTTCCAGAACAACGATGCCTTCATGCCCTTTGCTCCAG GAAAGCGGATGTGCCTGGGTGCTGGCCTCGCCCGCTCTGAGATCTTCCTCTTCCTGACGGCTATCCTGCACAAgttctccctgctgcctgtgggaAGTCCTGCCAACATCAACCTTACTCCACAGTGCACTGGTCTGGGCAACGTGCCCCCAGCCTTCCAGCTCCGCCTGGTGGCCCGCTGA